Genomic segment of Agrobacterium larrymoorei:
CTCGCAATGGCGCCTGCCGTTCTGCTGGCGCAAGATGCGACTTTTGCAGATCTGGACGGTCCGCTGTTGCTGGCGAGAGATCGGGAGCCGGGGCTGGTTTATGACGGATCGTGGGTGCGTCCGCCGGAGCGGGGGCTGTGGGGGTGACTGACCTTCCATCCCCCGTCATCCCGCACTTGATGCGGGATCCAGCCGCCTTGCGTCCGCAAGGCGAAAGGACTCTTGTATTTTCGCGAGTACCGGGACGAGCCATTTCGACTCGCAGACTCGCATCGGCTGGATTCCGGCTCAAGGCCAGAATGACGGAAAAAAGCAGAAAAGCCCGTTAAGCCGCCTCAGAACCAATCAACTTCGGAAACGCCACCGGCTCCAGCTGACGAACAGTCGGCTCTTCCACAGGCTCGCTCGTCTGCATCCAAGTGATCAGTTCGAAGCTGCCGTCCATGTTTTCAACGATGGCCGTGCAGCTTTCAACCCAGTCACCCGTGTTGATGTAGCGGATGCCGTCGATATCCTCCATCACCGCATGGTGGATGTGGCCGCATATGACACCATCGACCTTGTTGCGACGGGCTTCGTCGGCCACCACGCGCTGGAACTCGCCGATGAAGTTGACCGCGTGCTTCACCTGAAGCTTGGCCCAGGCCGAGAACGACCAGTAAGGCAGGCCGATGCGGCGGCGCACGGCGGCGATGGCGACATTGATGGCGATCGCTGCATCATAGGCCCAATCCCCCAGATAGGCGAGAAGACGGGCATTACGGACAACGACATCGAATTCATCGCCATGCAGCACCAGGTATTTCTTGCCGTCAGCCGCTTCATGGATCATCCGCTCGGCCACTTCGATGCCGCCGAAATGCGTGCCGGGGAATTCCCGAAGGAATTCGTCGTGATTGCCTGGTATATAGACGATACGAGTGCCCTTGCGCGCCTTGCGCAAAAGCTTCTGCACCACATCATTGCAGCCCTGCGGCCAGTACCAGCTGCGGCGCAGGCGCCAGCCATCGATGATATCGCCAACGAGAATGATGGTGTCCGCTTCGTGATGCTTGAGGAAATCCAGCAGGAAATCCGTCTTGGCCGCCTTGGAGCCAAGATGCACATCGGAGATGAACAGGGTTCTGAAGTGTTTGGTTTCGATTTGCCCGGCCATGGATTCGTCCCCTCGTCTCAAGAAAGGCGTTTAGAAACTTTTCACTGCTTGCAAAACCAGACTCGTGTTTCAGCAAGATGACAAAGCGCCTTTTCGGTGACGCAAGCTTCGTTTTTCCGGTATAGCGAATGTACCGCTTTTGCATGGCGAGAGCGAAATAAACGGCTGTACGCCTTGGCCGTTTGTTGTATGCAAAGGCCTCGAAGAAACTTGAAATAAAGCGGTGATAAGATGAGTTCTCAGGACAAGGGCAATCCACAAAACAAAAACGCCAATGCGGATCTGGAAGAACAGGCGCTTTTCTATCACCGCTATCCGCGCCCCGGTAAGCTCGAAATCCAGGCCTCCAAGCCGCTCGGAAACCAGCGCGATCTGGCGCTTGCCTATTCACCCGGCGTCGCAGCTCCTTGCCTCGCGATCCACGAAAACCCGGAGACAGCCGCCGAATATACGGCGCGCGCCAACCTCGTCGCGGTCATTTCTAACGGTACCGCCGTTCTCGGTCTCGGCAATATCGGCCCACTCGCTTCCAAGCCGGTAATGGAAGGCAAGGCCGTTCTCTTCAAGAAATTCGCCGGTATCGATGTCTTTGACATCGAAATCGACGCCCCCGGCATCAATGATATGGTGTCCACCATTTCCGCGCTCGAACCAACCTTCGGCGGCATCAACCTTGAAGATATCAAGGCGCCCGAATGTTTCGAGGTGGAGCGCCAGCTACGCGAAAAGATGAACATTCCGGTGTTCCATGACGATCAGCACGGCACAGCCATCATCGTTGCCGCTGCCGTTACCAACGCGCTGGAGCTTGCCGGAAAATCGCTTTCCAGCGTCAAGATCGTTACCTCCGGTGCCGGTGCAGCTGCCCTCGCCTGCCTTAACTTGCTGGTGGAAATGGGCGCAAAGCGCGAGAACATCTGGGTCCATGATATTGAAGGCCTCGTCTATGATGGCCGCAATACGCTGATGGACGAGTGGAAGGAAATCTACGCGCAGAAGACGGACAAGCGCACGCTTGCCGAATCCATCGATGGCGCAGATGTTTTCCTTGGCCTGTCCGCCGCTGGCGTTCTGAAGCCTGAGCTTCTGGCGCAGATGGCCGAAAAGCCGCTCATTCTGGCGCTTGCCAACCCAACGCCTGAGATCATGCCGGAAGTGGCCCGCGCCGCCCGCCCGGATGCGATGATCTGCACCGGTCGTTCGGACTTCCCGAACCAGGTGAACAACGTTCTCTGCTTCCCTTATATCTTCCGCGGTGCGCTGGATTGCGGCGCAACCAGCATCAACGAAGAAATGAAGATGGCTGCCGTTCAGGCGATTGCGGAACTGGCGCGCGAAGAAGTGTCCGAAGTCGCGGCCAGAGCCTATAGCGGCGATACCCCGGTCTTCGGCCCGAATTACCTCATCCCCTCGCCCTTCGATCCGCGCCTCATTCTGCGCATCGCGCCAGCCGTTGCCCGTGCTGCTGCGGCAAGCGGTGTGGCCGCGCGTCCGATCACGGATTTCGATGCCTATCTCGACCAGCTGAACCGCTTCGTCTGGCGCTCCGGCTTCATCATGAAGCCGATCTTCAACATGGCGAAGACGGCTGAAAAGAAGCGGATCATCTTTGCAGAAGGCGAAGACGAGCGCGTGCTGCGCGCAGCACAGGTTCTGCTGGAAGAAGGCACCGGCATCCCGATCCTCATCGGTCGTCCGCAGATCATCGAAACGCGCCTGAAGCGCTTCGGCCTGCGCATTCGCCCGCATACGGATTTTGCCGTGGTGAACCCGGAAGACGATCCGCGTTACCGTGAATATGTGGACGATTACTTCGCGCTGGTTGGCCGTGCCGGTATCAACCCGGAAGCCGCCCGTACAATCGTTCGTACCAACACCACCGTCATCGGTGCGCTTTCCGTCAAGCGCGGAGAAGCGGATGCGCTGATCTGCGGTCTGGAAGGACGTTTCGACCGCCACCTGCGCGATGTAAACCAGATCATCGGCAAGCGCGAAGGCTCGCAGTCGTTTGCGGGCCTCAGCCTGCTCATCACGCAGCGCGGCGCGCTGTTCCTGACCGATACATTCGTCAATTACGAGCCGACCTCGGAAGAAGTTGCCGAAATGGCGATCCTTGCTGCCAAGGAAATCAAGCGCTTCGGCATCACGCCGAAGATTGCGCTGGCCAGCCATTCGAATTTCGGCTCGCGCGATTCCGAAAGCGCTCGCAAGATGCGCCGGGCGCTTCAAATCGTGCGTAATGCCGCGCCGGAACTCGAAATCGATGGTGAAATGCAGGGTGGTTCTGCGCTGTCGGAAATTCTGCGCAAGCGCGCCATGCCGAACAGCGCGCTGTCTGGTGAAGCCAACCTTCTGGTCTTCCCGAACCTCGATGCGGCCAATATCTCGCTCGGCGTCGTTCGCACCATGACGGAAGGTCTGCATGTCGGCCCGATCCTGCTCGGTACGGCTCTGCCCGCGCACATCCTGTCGCCCACCGTCACCTCGCGTGGCGTGGTCAACATGGCGGCGCTGGCCGTGGTGCAGGCGTCCCAGCCTTCCGAATAAGCCCATCGCCGTGTTCGGCGCTTGCGTAATTTCGGATTAACGCAATTTTGAACTGGCTGTTGCCGCAATGCGGCACGGCCCTATGCTATCCTGAACTTATAAACGCCATTCGCGTTTGTGATTAATGTTCACTCAGAGGATAGAGCCGCATGTGGCAGGCTTGCAGAAACGGATCGGACCATTGACCCCGCGCCGCAGCCTAATGATCGGTTCGATAATCGCTGTTCTTCTGGCTGCGCCGATTTCCGCGCAGGCCAACAATATTTGCGATTCCCTCCGGGCCGAGCTTCGCCAGCCCAGCACCGTCATCGGCAACACGGCGCAGGTTCGCCAGTTCGCCAGTGCGCTTACGCAGCAGAATATCATCGTGCGCCGGATCAAGAACGATCTTCGCCGCTATGGCTGCTCCTCAGGCAGTATCGTCGTTTACGGCAATCCCAATGCGCAGCTCTGCGGCGAAATCGGTGATGCACTGGCGCAGGCCGAGGCAGAGCGTGACATGATCGCCGAAGACCGTGACCGGATGCTGGCCATGCAGCGCAACAACCAGTCGGACGATCACCGGGAAAGGATCATGGCGGCGCTGGATGCCGAAGGCTGCTTCGATGAAGGCTCCCCGGATTATGCATCCGCCGATCCTTATCGAAACCCGGAAACGCGCGGCTACACCGACCCATTCAACGACCCGAGACCAGAAGAACGGGGCGATTATTCACCGACACCGGATATGCCGATGCAGGGCGGTTTGAGAACGCTGTGCGTGCGAACCTGCGACGGCGCTTTCTTCCCGATTTCTTCCAATGCCACACCGCTGGATTTCCGCGCGCAGGCAGCGCAATGCGCGCGCATGTGTCCGGGTACCGAAACGGAACTCTTCTACCACGCCATGGAGGGACAGGAGAGTTCGGACATGGTTTCGGCAAAAACCGGCAAGCCCTACACGTCCATGCCGACGGCTTTCGCCTATCGCAATGGCTCTGCCACCAACCGGTCCTCCTCATGCAGCTGCAACATGGCCGCTTACCATGATGAAATGAAGACGCAGGAACAGCAGGCCAGCGCACCGCAATCCACGCCCTATTCCGGCATCACGCAAATTCCATCACCGCAAGGTGACAAGGCTTCCAAGCCGCCGGAAACGAAGACGGAAGCCAAGGCGGAGCCGGTGCCTGACCGGGAATACGACCCGAAGAGCAGCCACGTCCGCGTTGTCGGGCCGCAATTCCTGCCTGAAGAGACCAGCCGGATCGATCTTAAGAATCCGGCTTTGAAAGGCACGCAGCCGCAGCAGGATCAGGCGCAGTAATCTAGCGACACCCTGTTTCGCCCCAGCGACCATTGAAAAGCAGCTCGTCCAGCGGCAGACGCTGTCGCCAGCCTTTTACCGCCAGCTCCGGCTCGGCATAAAGCTGCTCGACGCGCCCGATGCAAAGCCATGCAACGATTTCGATGTGCTGCGGAATGCCGAGTATTCTGCGAATATCCGCATCGTGAAAAATGCTGACCCAGCCCACGCCGATGCCCTCCGCCCGCGCGGCGAGCCAAAGATTTTGCACGGCACAGACGGTGGAATAAACATCCATGCGCGGATTATGGGTTCGCCCCAGCACCACGTCACCACCGCGCGTGGGATCACAGGTCACGCAAATCGACAGCGGCGCCTTGCGAATGCCTTCCAGCTTCAGGCTTCGATAAAGCGCCTGTTTTTCATCGGAAAACATGGCGCTGGCCTCGTCATTGGCACGAGAGAAGGCACGCCAGACCTCCTCTTTCGTTGCCGCATCGCTGACCAGTGTGAAATTCCACGGCTGCATGAAGCCAACCGAGGGTGCTGCGTGCGCAGCTTCGAGCAGCCTGCGAACCAACACATCCGGCAAAGGATCGGGCAAAAACTGGTCCCTTACATCGCGTCGCGTCTCGATGGCGTGGTAAACCGCAGCCTTGTCGTCATCGGAAAATTCACAAACCGGCACCAGCTTGTGCCGCATAGCATCAGACCGCATCGTCAATCCCCAACAATGCCGAGAAAGCTCCTTGCCATGCCTCGTAAGAGCACCAGGCAAACAGCATTTCTCAAAACCTTCCGCCGTCCACGCGGGTCGGTCTATCTCGTCAGGCCGGTCTTCTGACTTGGCTTCATCTGCCCGCTGCCGCCTTCCCGAAAACTCAGTGGCTCATGGCAACAGGCATCCGCCTCACAGCGTTGGGCACGTCGCGGTCTCTCACCGCATTCCCGATTCTCCCGCTAGAAGCAGGCACCTGACGGGGAAGCTATGGGGAAATTTACGCAATGGCGCAAGCGCCGCTGCATCATTCGGCAGGGAAATACCGGACATAAGCAAACTCATCACCATACGGTGACCAGTTGGGAGAATTCATCGTGCCCTGCCCGCCGAACAGATCGAACAGCGTTTCAACATTGCTCCCATCCGGGTCCATCAACCGCACACGCACATCGAGATCGCGAGGGTGATCGAAAACGTCGCTGTCATAGGAAATGAAGACCACCTTGTCTCCTTTCGGAGACGGATGAGGAAACCAGTCACCATACGCACTGTCGGTGATCCGCTCTACGTCGGAGCCGTCCGGCCTGACCCGCCAAATCTGCATCTGCCCCGTGCGGCTGGAATTGAAATAGATCCACGCGCCATCCGGCGAATAATCCGGCCCGTCATTCCGGCCTTCGCCATGCGTGAGCAGCGTCTCGGTGCCGGTCTCGACATCCATGGCGTAGATATCGAAAACCTGATCGCGGATACCGCAATAGGCAAAGCTTTTGCCATCCGGCGCCCAGCCATGCCAATAGGATGGCAGGTTTTTCGTCATCAATCGTGGAGCGCCGCCGGACGACGGCAGAAGATAAATCGCGCTTTTGCCGAACTCAACCTTATCCGAAATCGCATAGAGCGAACCATCCGGCGAAATACCGTGATCATTGTTGCACTCGGTCGCAAAGCCGGTATCGACTTTCTCGGCTTTCGTGTCTCCATCCAGCGACAGCCGATAAAGCAGGCCACCGCTGTTCAACAACAGATATCGCCCATCCGGCGACCAATTGGGCGCTTCGAACAGTGCACTCGTTTGCCAAACGACCCGGTTCTGGCGCGTGCGGATGTCATAGATCTCGATGGAACTGCGCATTCTTCCTCCCTGCACACGCCAGTCGAATACCCGCGATCACCTGTCGCGGAAGCGATTGGTGATCGGGTAGCGCCGGTCGCGACCGAAATTCTTCTTGGTGATCTTCACGCCCGGCGCGGACTGGCGGCGCTTGTATTCCGCAAGATAAAGCAGATGCTCGATACGGTGGACCGTCGCGACATCGTGGCCGCGGGCAACGATCTCATCCACCGACATTTCCTGCTCCACGAGGCATTCCAGAATATCGTCCAGCACCGGATAAGGCGGTAGCGAATCCTGGTCGGTCTGGTTCGGACGCAGTTCTGCCGAAGGTGCCTTGGAGAGGATGTTTTCGGGAATGACCTCACCGGAAGGTCCCAAAGTATCCGGCGGCACATGCGCGTTGCGCCATCTGGAAATGGCGTAGACCTGCATCTTGTAGAGGTCTTTGATCGGATTGAAGCCGCCATTCATGTCGCCATAAAGCGTGGCGTAACCTACCGACATCTCGGACTTGTTGCCGGTCGTAACCACCATGGAGCCGAACTTGTTGGAAACGGCCATGAGGATCGTGCCGCGCGCGCGGCTCTGAAGATTTTCCTCGGTGATGCCTTCTTCCGTCCCCTCGAACAGATCGGCCAGCGCTGACATGAAACCGTCCACGGGTTCGGCAATCGGCACGATATCGTAGCGGCAACCCAGCGCCTTGGCGCAATCTGCCGCGTCTTTCAGCGATTCCTCCGAAGTATAGCGATACGGCAGCATGATGCAGCGCACACGCTCCTCGCCCAGCGCATCCACCGCAATCGCAGCGCAGATGGCCGAATCGATACCGCCGGAAAGACCGAGCACAACGCTCTTGAAGCCGTTTTTGTTGACGTAATCGCGGAAACCCAGAACGCAGGCGCGATAATCGGCCTCTTCCCCTTCCGGTATGTGCGAAACCGGGCCTTGCGCGCAGTGCCATCCGCGCTCTGTGCGTTTCCAGTCGGTCACGGCCAGCGTCGGTTCGAACTGGCTCATCTGGAAAGCCAATGTCTTGTCCGCATTGAAGCCGAAGCTTGCGCCATCGAAGACGAGCTCATCCTGCCCGCCAAGCTGGTTTGCGAAAATCAGTGGCAGTCCGCTTTCGATCACCTGACGCAGAGCTACCTGATGGCGAACATCGACCTTGCCGCGATAGTAGGGCGAACCATTCGGCACCAGCAGCATTTCGGCACCGGCTTCGGCAAGCGTCTCGCACACGCCGAGATCGTTCCAGATTTCTTCGCAGATCGGAATACCGATGCGAACACCCCTGAAATTATAGGGGCCTGAGATGGAGCCTTCGCTGAAAACACGCTTCTCATCGAACTCGCCGTAATTTGGCAGATCCACCTTATCGCGCAGCGCGATGATCTTGCCGCCATCCAGCAAAGCCACCGAGTTGTGACGCCCCACCTCTCCCTGTCGCGGGAACCCGATGATTACGCCCGGCCCGCCATCCACCGTGTCGGCGGCCAGATCCTCGACCGCTTTCAGGCAGGATTTGAGGAAAGCGGGTTTCAGAACCAGATCTTCCGGCGGGTAGCCGGAGATGAAAAGTTCGGTCAGAAGAAGCAGATCGGCACCCTGAGATGCCGCGTCCGCTCTCGCCTCTCGCGCCTTGGCAAGGTTGCCTGCAACATCGCCAACGGTTGGGTTGAATTGCCCAATGGCAATCCGCAAGATCTGGGGAATGGTGTCTGCTGTGCTCATGCCTTCCTCATTATAGCGCCGCGCCACGCTGCGCAACGCGCAGGACAAAAACTGTTCTGAAACAACGTCTAGTCAAGAAAATTTCGAACAAGCCAATGGCGATTATGCCGCTCACGCGATGGTTATCGTGAAGGCTTGTGAATTTTGCCTAGTTCATGTCGCGTTCACCGCGCTTATGTGACAGTTAGATGACACATTCATGACAGGCGATTCACCGCCCGTTCCCAGACTGCCGGAGTAATACAGTGACGAATTCGGTGCCCAAAACAACGGTTGCCGAAAGGATGAAGCTCGTCCTTTCAAAACCGTGGACATGGTCCCCCAACCAGCTTGCGAATGATCTTTATCCCTTCGTCAACCTCACTCTGGCCGCCATACTGCTCATCGTCTGCATGGAATGGATTGCGCGCGGCACGCTGCATGATGTCGGCGCTTTCCTGACCTCGCCCACCCGTCCGGGCCTGACGACCATCGCCGCCCTCGTGCTGGGGCTGATGGCGCTCGATGCGCTCTTCGGGCGTTATTATCAGTCGCTTCTGCTTGCCGTTCCGCTGTTGATAATGCCTGCATTCATCTCCAGCCAGAAGCAGCTTTATCTGTCGGATCCGCTTTATCCGTCCGATCTGCTGTTCGGCCGCCAGATCATCCAGCTGCTTCCGGCCATGTTGAAGGCGCAGCCCTTCACGGCCCTGCTGCTTTCGCTGGTTCTCGTTGCGGCAACTGTTGGCGCTGTTTGGCTGTGGCGTTTCTGCCGCCAGCATGCGCCGATCATGTCCACGGGCTCGCGCGTGTGGCGGGTGGCGCTGGCGGTTCCGCTGCTGGCGGGTCTCGGTTCGCTGATGGAATATTCGCATTATTCCTGGGTCAGGGACCGGCTGAACATCATTCCGATGATGTGGGATCAGAAGGAAAATTATCGCCACAACGGCTTCATCATGGCCTTTGCCTTCAACATTCCGATGGCAAACGTAAGCGCGCCGGAAGGTTACGGCGAGAACGCCATCACGGACATCTCATCCGATGGATCGGCCTATGCCGTGAACCACAGCAAACTGCCGGATGTGATCATGATCATGAGCGAGTCGCTGTGGGATCCAACGCGCCTCAAGACTGTCTCCCTGTCGCGTGATCCGATGCCTACGATCCGCAGCAAGCAGTCCGGCCACGTTTTTTCGCCGGAGTTCGGCGGCATGACGGCCAATGTGGAATTCGAAGCGCTAACCGGTTTCAGCAATGCTTTCCTGCCCTATGGCAGCATCCCCTATCAGCAATATATCCGCAGACCGGTACCTTCCTTGGCCACATTCTTTCGTGGCGAAGGTTACTCCGCCATTGCCATGCATCCGTTTCAGGAGTGGTTCTGGAATCGCAAGGAAGTCTATAAGCATTTCGGCTTCGAGGAATTCCGCTCGGAAGAAAACATGCCGCCCATGGAAAAGCGCGGCACCTTCGCCTCGGATGCGTCGCTGACCAACGAAATCATCCAGACGGTGGATGCAGCGGAAAAGCCGCAGTTCCTCTTTGCCGTCACCCTGCAGGGACACGGACCCTATGAGCCGAACCGCTACACAGAAAACAGCATCTCAGTCCGCGGCGACCTTTCCGATCATGCCCGCGATGCGCTGGCAACTTACGCGCAAGGCGTGACCGAGGCGGATGAGAGTTTCGCCCGCCTGATCGACTGGGCAAAGAACCGCGAGCGGGAAACCGTGATCGTTCTCTTTGGCGATCACCTGCCGCCGCTTGGGGCAACCTATGTCGAAAGCGGCTATATGCCGGGCATGGTCGCAACGCGCCGCGCGCCGCTGACGACGATGAAGCAGGAGCATGAAACGCCGCTCGTCGTCTGGTCGTCCAGAACGGGGTTGCAGAACCGAATCGGCACCATCAGCCCTGCGCTTCTGCCCTACCATGTGCTGAAAACCGCAGGCTTCGATGACCCCTTCTATACGGGCGTGCTCGGCAACGTGCAGAAATCCTTCTCCGTCATAGACCGCCATATGCTGATGGAACGCGATGGCTCCGCCGTGCCGGACTGGTCCATCTCTCCTGCGGCTTTGCCGACAACGCTTTCGGAGTATCGCCAACTGCAATTCGACATGATGTTCGGTAGCCAGTTCGGCAAGGAACGCTTCTTCCCCGGCTTCAGCTGGCTGCATGAGGGCGAACCATCCAGTTGAAGAAATGCGATACCGCCGAATTCATTTGAACTTGGCGGTATCGTGCGCTTATCTCCGCTTATGCGACGCCGGAGATAAGTCATGTCTGCCATTCCCGATTACATCGTGTCCCACTTCAAGCGCTCATCCAGAGACATTGGCGAAATCGAAAAGAAAATTCTGCACGTCGCCCATCAGAGGCAGTTGATCTCCACGGATACCAATGCCGCATTTTCCAAACATGCCAGCGTAGGCGAGAGGCTGGCGGATAGCATCGCCCGCATCGGTGGCTCCTGGGGCTTCATCATCGGATTCATGCTCTTCCTGCTGGTCTGGGCCGTCATCAATACCATCGTTCTGACGACGAATGCCTTCGACCCCTACCCATTCGTCTTCCTCAACCTCATCCTCTCCATGCTCGCCGCCATCCAGGCGCCCATCATCATGATGTCCCAGAACCGTCAGGCCGCGCGTGACAGGTTCGAAGCGGAGAAAGATTATGAGGTCAATCTGAAGTCGGAACTGGAAGTTTTATCGCTGCACGAAAAGATAGACGTCAAGGTTCTGGCCGAACTTGCTGCTTTGCGACAGGAGATAGCCAGGCTTCATCACCGGTCTGAATAGAAAAGCGATGCACGCCGCAAATAAGCGGTAGTCATTTTGCGGCTTTTCCTGTGCTGGTTACGAATCCGTCAGAATTCTTCGCTACAGATTGACGCAGGCATTTGTTGCATTGCACTCTAGGTCGCTGTCGCGATGGATGGTGCGAATGCGGGAATCAATTCCGCATCACGAGGGCATCACGCTTTTCGTAGCAAAGGCAGCCAACCAGACCATTTGTGGTTCGGTGCACAATTGCAATTCAGTTCAGAGGCTTTTTCCATGAACCAGTATGATCTCATCGTTGTCGGCAGTGGCCCCGCAGGCAGACGCGCCGCAATTCAGGCTGCAAAGCTGGACAAGACGGTTCTGGTTATTGAAAAAGGCAGTCGTGTCGGCGGCGTCTCGGTTCACACCGGCACCATCCCGTCCAAGACCATGCGCGAAACCGCGCTCAATCTTTCCGGCTGGCGCGAGCGCGGCTTTTATGGTCGCTCCTACCGGGTAAAGCAGGAAATCAGCGCGGAAGACCTGCGCCGCCGTTTGCTGATCACCCTCAACCACGAAGTGGAAGTGCTGGAGCATCAGTTCGCCCGCAACCGCGTGCAACACATTCGCGGCAAGGCCAGCTTCATTACGCCGGATACGCTATCCATTACCAAGGATGACGGGGAAATCATTCATGTTGTCGGCAAGAGCATTCTGCTTGCCGTCGGCACGCGCCCCTTCCGCCCGGACTACATGCCTTTCGATGGCAAGACGGTGATCGATAGCGACGAGTTGCTCGAAATCCAGAAGCTGCCGCGCTCCATGGTCGTCATCGGCGCAGGCGTCATCGGCATAGAATATGCGACGATCTTCAGCGCGCTGGATACAGCCGTCACGCTCATCGACCCCAAGCCGACAATGCTGGACTTCATCGACAAGGAAATCGTCGAAGACTTCACCTACCAGCTGCGCGACCGCAACATGAAGCTTCTGCTTGGCCAGAAGGCGGAGAAAGTCGAGCGCACGCCAGAGGGCAAGGTGTCCATCACGCTCGACAATGGCCGCACCATCGTAACCGAAATGGTGATGTTTGCCGCTGGCCGCATGGGCGCGACGGATACACTGAATCTTGCCGCAGCGGGCTTGGAAGCAGACAGCCGTGGTCGCCTCTCCGTAAATCCTGAAACCTTCGAGACATCGGTTCCGGGCATTTTCGCAGCAGGTGATGTCATTGGTTTTCCAAGCCTTGCCTCTACCTCCATGGAACAGGGGCGTATCGCGGCGCGTGTCGCCGTTGGCGCAATCGGCATGGAGCCGCAGAAATATTTTCCTTACGGCATCTATGCCGTCCCGGAAATTTCCACCTGCGGCCTAACAGAAGAGGAAATGAAGGAACGCGGCATTCCCTATGAATGCGGCATCGCGCGTTTCCGCGAAACATCGCGCGGCCATATCATGGGCCTCGACAGCGGTCTGCTGAAGCTGATCTTCTCGCTGAAAACGCGCCGCCTGCTGGGCGTCCACATTGTCGGCGAAGGTGCGACGGAACTGGTGCATATCGGTCA
This window contains:
- a CDS encoding UDP-2,3-diacylglucosamine diphosphatase; this encodes MAGQIETKHFRTLFISDVHLGSKAAKTDFLLDFLKHHEADTIILVGDIIDGWRLRRSWYWPQGCNDVVQKLLRKARKGTRIVYIPGNHDEFLREFPGTHFGGIEVAERMIHEAADGKKYLVLHGDEFDVVVRNARLLAYLGDWAYDAAIAINVAIAAVRRRIGLPYWSFSAWAKLQVKHAVNFIGEFQRVVADEARRNKVDGVICGHIHHAVMEDIDGIRYINTGDWVESCTAIVENMDGSFELITWMQTSEPVEEPTVRQLEPVAFPKLIGSEAA
- a CDS encoding NADP-dependent malic enzyme, which translates into the protein MSSQDKGNPQNKNANADLEEQALFYHRYPRPGKLEIQASKPLGNQRDLALAYSPGVAAPCLAIHENPETAAEYTARANLVAVISNGTAVLGLGNIGPLASKPVMEGKAVLFKKFAGIDVFDIEIDAPGINDMVSTISALEPTFGGINLEDIKAPECFEVERQLREKMNIPVFHDDQHGTAIIVAAAVTNALELAGKSLSSVKIVTSGAGAAALACLNLLVEMGAKRENIWVHDIEGLVYDGRNTLMDEWKEIYAQKTDKRTLAESIDGADVFLGLSAAGVLKPELLAQMAEKPLILALANPTPEIMPEVARAARPDAMICTGRSDFPNQVNNVLCFPYIFRGALDCGATSINEEMKMAAVQAIAELAREEVSEVAARAYSGDTPVFGPNYLIPSPFDPRLILRIAPAVARAAAASGVAARPITDFDAYLDQLNRFVWRSGFIMKPIFNMAKTAEKKRIIFAEGEDERVLRAAQVLLEEGTGIPILIGRPQIIETRLKRFGLRIRPHTDFAVVNPEDDPRYREYVDDYFALVGRAGINPEAARTIVRTNTTVIGALSVKRGEADALICGLEGRFDRHLRDVNQIIGKREGSQSFAGLSLLITQRGALFLTDTFVNYEPTSEEVAEMAILAAKEIKRFGITPKIALASHSNFGSRDSESARKMRRALQIVRNAAPELEIDGEMQGGSALSEILRKRAMPNSALSGEANLLVFPNLDAANISLGVVRTMTEGLHVGPILLGTALPAHILSPTVTSRGVVNMAALAVVQASQPSE
- a CDS encoding DUF2865 domain-containing protein; this translates as MTPRRSLMIGSIIAVLLAAPISAQANNICDSLRAELRQPSTVIGNTAQVRQFASALTQQNIIVRRIKNDLRRYGCSSGSIVVYGNPNAQLCGEIGDALAQAEAERDMIAEDRDRMLAMQRNNQSDDHRERIMAALDAEGCFDEGSPDYASADPYRNPETRGYTDPFNDPRPEERGDYSPTPDMPMQGGLRTLCVRTCDGAFFPISSNATPLDFRAQAAQCARMCPGTETELFYHAMEGQESSDMVSAKTGKPYTSMPTAFAYRNGSATNRSSSCSCNMAAYHDEMKTQEQQASAPQSTPYSGITQIPSPQGDKASKPPETKTEAKAEPVPDREYDPKSSHVRVVGPQFLPEETSRIDLKNPALKGTQPQQDQAQ
- the bluB gene encoding 5,6-dimethylbenzimidazole synthase yields the protein MRHKLVPVCEFSDDDKAAVYHAIETRRDVRDQFLPDPLPDVLVRRLLEAAHAAPSVGFMQPWNFTLVSDAATKEEVWRAFSRANDEASAMFSDEKQALYRSLKLEGIRKAPLSICVTCDPTRGGDVVLGRTHNPRMDVYSTVCAVQNLWLAARAEGIGVGWVSIFHDADIRRILGIPQHIEIVAWLCIGRVEQLYAEPELAVKGWRQRLPLDELLFNGRWGETGCR
- a CDS encoding TolB family protein; protein product: MRSSIEIYDIRTRQNRVVWQTSALFEAPNWSPDGRYLLLNSGGLLYRLSLDGDTKAEKVDTGFATECNNDHGISPDGSLYAISDKVEFGKSAIYLLPSSGGAPRLMTKNLPSYWHGWAPDGKSFAYCGIRDQVFDIYAMDVETGTETLLTHGEGRNDGPDYSPDGAWIYFNSSRTGQMQIWRVRPDGSDVERITDSAYGDWFPHPSPKGDKVVFISYDSDVFDHPRDLDVRVRLMDPDGSNVETLFDLFGGQGTMNSPNWSPYGDEFAYVRYFPAE
- a CDS encoding NAD+ synthase — encoded protein: MSTADTIPQILRIAIGQFNPTVGDVAGNLAKAREARADAASQGADLLLLTELFISGYPPEDLVLKPAFLKSCLKAVEDLAADTVDGGPGVIIGFPRQGEVGRHNSVALLDGGKIIALRDKVDLPNYGEFDEKRVFSEGSISGPYNFRGVRIGIPICEEIWNDLGVCETLAEAGAEMLLVPNGSPYYRGKVDVRHQVALRQVIESGLPLIFANQLGGQDELVFDGASFGFNADKTLAFQMSQFEPTLAVTDWKRTERGWHCAQGPVSHIPEGEEADYRACVLGFRDYVNKNGFKSVVLGLSGGIDSAICAAIAVDALGEERVRCIMLPYRYTSEESLKDAADCAKALGCRYDIVPIAEPVDGFMSALADLFEGTEEGITEENLQSRARGTILMAVSNKFGSMVVTTGNKSEMSVGYATLYGDMNGGFNPIKDLYKMQVYAISRWRNAHVPPDTLGPSGEVIPENILSKAPSAELRPNQTDQDSLPPYPVLDDILECLVEQEMSVDEIVARGHDVATVHRIEHLLYLAEYKRRQSAPGVKITKKNFGRDRRYPITNRFRDR